One genomic window of Arthrobacter sp. KBS0703 includes the following:
- a CDS encoding SRPBCC family protein, which translates to MATVQESIDVNVPVGQAYNQWTQFEDFPRFMSGVDAVRQLDDTTVHFETSIGGVKREYDAQITVQEPDQRVTWESLNEPRNAGTVWFESLGPDETKVNVELTWEPESAMEKIGAAVGLDSRQVASDLKKFKEFIESRGSETGAWRESVNEGEVESPTGAGAGATGAGTAGAGTAGAGAAGAGIGNGSADDGTGYASGSGMDAVPGRTYESGDAYDAAATERPVDADPDLAVDAPYGDTETGDPRTETRHADTRRDETPDR; encoded by the coding sequence ATGGCAACTGTTCAGGAATCCATCGACGTCAACGTCCCGGTAGGCCAGGCCTACAACCAATGGACCCAGTTCGAGGACTTCCCACGTTTCATGAGCGGCGTCGACGCCGTCCGCCAACTCGACGACACGACGGTCCATTTCGAGACCAGCATCGGCGGCGTCAAGCGCGAATATGATGCCCAGATCACTGTTCAGGAACCCGATCAGCGCGTGACGTGGGAAAGCCTGAACGAACCCCGTAACGCCGGTACCGTTTGGTTCGAGTCCCTGGGCCCTGACGAAACCAAGGTGAATGTCGAGCTCACGTGGGAGCCGGAATCAGCGATGGAGAAAATCGGCGCCGCCGTTGGCCTCGACTCCCGCCAGGTTGCTTCGGATCTGAAGAAGTTCAAGGAATTCATTGAGAGCCGTGGCTCTGAAACCGGCGCCTGGCGTGAAAGCGTCAACGAAGGCGAAGTGGAAAGCCCGACGGGAGCGGGAGCGGGCGCTACGGGAGCGGGCACCGCAGGAGCGGGCACCGCGGGAGCCGGCGCCGCAGGAGCGGGCATCGGCAACGGATCTGCCGACGACGGCACGGGTTACGCGTCCGGCTCCGGCATGGACGCCGTCCCAGGCCGAACCTACGAATCAGGCGACGCCTACGACGCAGCCGCCACTGAACGGCCGGTCGACGCCGACCCGGATCTCGCCGTCGACGCACCCTACGGGGACACGGAGACAGGTGACCCGCGGACAGAAACCCGGCATGCCGACACGCGCCGCGACGAGACGCCCGACCGCTAA
- a CDS encoding NADP-dependent isocitrate dehydrogenase produces MAKIIYTHTDEAPMLATYSFLPIVEAFASTAGVQVETRDISLAGRIIAVFGDYLTDEQRISDALAELGELAKKPESNIIKLPNISASVPQLKAAIAELQAQGYKLPDYPDNPSSDEETVIRSRYDKIKGSAVNPVLREGNSDRRAPLSVKNYARQNPHSMGAWSSDSKTNVAHMDANDFRSNEKSVVIPADGTIEIQLVREDGTVKVLKKAFPVLAGEVIDGTVMRAAALDEFLAAQVARAKDEGVLFSAHLKATMMKVSDPIIFGHVVKAYFSELFDTYGKQLAAAGISPNNGLAAILSGLDDLPEDVREGVKAAIKKGLEDGPALAMVDSDKGITSLNVPSDIIVDASMPAMIRTSGHMWGPDGKEADTLAVLPDSSYAGIYQVVIDDCRANGAFDPTTMGTVPNVGLMAQAAEEYGSHDKTFEIQAPGKVQIVDGSGAVLIEHEVAPGDIWRACQTKDLPIRDWVKLAVTRARASKTPAVFWLDEDRAHDAQLIEKVREYLKEHDTEGLQIEIMSPDKATAFTLERIRKGEDTISVTGNVLRDYLTDLFPILELGTSAKMLSIVPLINGGGLFETGAGGSAPKHVQQLLQENHLRWDSLGEFLALAVSFEHLANTTDNARAQVLADTLDRATGTFLLEDKSPKRKVGELDNRGSHYYLALYWAQELAKQTEDAELASSFAEVAAALASNEEAIVAELLEVQGSPVDIGGYYRPDAAKASAIMRPSATLNKVVSSLG; encoded by the coding sequence ATGGCCAAAATTATCTATACCCACACCGACGAAGCGCCGATGCTGGCCACATATTCGTTCCTGCCGATCGTCGAGGCGTTCGCCTCCACCGCAGGTGTGCAGGTGGAAACCCGCGACATTTCCCTGGCCGGCCGCATCATCGCCGTCTTCGGCGACTACCTCACTGACGAGCAGCGGATCAGCGACGCCCTGGCTGAACTCGGCGAACTGGCGAAGAAGCCGGAATCCAACATCATCAAGCTGCCGAACATCAGCGCCTCCGTGCCGCAGCTGAAGGCGGCCATCGCAGAGCTTCAGGCCCAGGGATACAAGCTGCCGGACTACCCGGACAACCCGTCGTCGGACGAAGAAACCGTCATCCGCTCCCGCTACGACAAGATCAAGGGCTCCGCCGTGAACCCGGTCCTGCGCGAGGGCAACTCGGACCGGCGCGCGCCGCTGTCCGTGAAGAACTACGCCCGCCAGAACCCGCACTCCATGGGTGCCTGGTCGTCGGATTCGAAGACCAACGTTGCGCACATGGACGCTAATGACTTCCGTTCCAACGAAAAGTCCGTGGTCATCCCCGCTGACGGCACCATCGAAATCCAGCTGGTCCGCGAAGACGGCACCGTCAAGGTCCTGAAGAAGGCCTTCCCGGTCCTCGCCGGCGAAGTGATCGACGGCACCGTGATGCGCGCTGCTGCGCTGGACGAGTTCCTCGCCGCCCAGGTTGCCCGGGCGAAGGACGAGGGCGTGCTCTTCTCTGCTCACCTGAAGGCCACCATGATGAAGGTCTCTGACCCCATCATCTTCGGCCACGTGGTCAAGGCGTACTTCTCCGAACTGTTCGACACCTACGGCAAGCAGCTGGCCGCTGCCGGCATCAGCCCCAACAACGGCCTCGCCGCCATTCTGAGCGGCCTGGACGACCTTCCCGAGGACGTGCGCGAGGGCGTCAAGGCCGCGATCAAGAAGGGCCTGGAAGATGGCCCCGCCCTTGCCATGGTCGATTCGGACAAGGGCATCACCAGCCTGAACGTACCCAGCGACATCATCGTGGATGCCTCCATGCCGGCCATGATCCGCACCTCCGGCCACATGTGGGGCCCGGACGGCAAGGAAGCCGACACCCTGGCGGTTCTTCCGGACAGCTCGTACGCCGGCATCTACCAGGTGGTCATCGATGATTGCCGCGCCAACGGCGCCTTCGATCCCACCACCATGGGCACCGTGCCGAACGTCGGCCTCATGGCCCAGGCCGCGGAGGAGTACGGCAGCCACGACAAGACCTTCGAAATCCAGGCGCCCGGCAAGGTTCAGATCGTGGACGGCTCCGGTGCTGTCCTGATCGAACACGAAGTGGCGCCCGGCGACATCTGGCGTGCCTGCCAGACCAAGGACCTGCCGATCCGCGACTGGGTCAAGCTGGCAGTCACCCGCGCCCGCGCCTCGAAGACGCCCGCTGTGTTCTGGCTGGACGAGGACCGCGCGCACGACGCCCAGCTGATCGAAAAGGTCCGCGAGTACCTCAAGGAACACGACACCGAGGGCCTGCAGATCGAAATCATGTCCCCGGATAAGGCCACGGCATTCACGCTGGAGCGCATCCGCAAGGGCGAGGACACCATCTCCGTCACCGGCAACGTGCTCCGCGACTACCTGACGGACCTGTTCCCGATCCTGGAACTCGGCACGAGCGCCAAGATGCTGTCCATCGTTCCGCTGATCAACGGCGGCGGGCTCTTCGAGACCGGCGCCGGCGGATCCGCCCCCAAGCACGTCCAGCAGCTGCTGCAGGAAAACCACCTCCGCTGGGACAGCTTGGGTGAATTCCTGGCGCTCGCCGTCAGTTTCGAGCACCTTGCCAACACCACGGACAACGCCCGGGCCCAGGTCCTGGCCGACACCCTGGACCGCGCCACCGGCACGTTCCTGCTGGAGGACAAGTCCCCGAAGCGCAAGGTGGGCGAGCTCGACAACCGCGGCAGCCACTACTACCTGGCGCTCTACTGGGCCCAGGAGCTGGCCAAGCAGACGGAGGACGCCGAGCTGGCGTCGTCGTTCGCCGAGGTGGCCGCGGCACTGGCGTCCAACGAGGAGGCCATTGTTGCCGAGCTGCTGGAGGTCCAGGGCTCTCCCGTGGACATCGGGGGCTACTACCGGCCCGACGCCGCAAAGGCCTCAGCCATCATGCGGCCGTCGGCAACGCTCAACAAGGTTGTTTCCAGCCTGGGCTGA
- the purH gene encoding bifunctional phosphoribosylaminoimidazolecarboxamide formyltransferase/IMP cyclohydrolase: protein MSFTQLDRVPIRRALISVYDKTGLEELAKGLHEAGVKIVSTGSTAKKIAAAGIPVQEVEEVTGSPEMLDGRVKTLHPRVHGGILADRRVPAHMETLASMEIEAFDLVVVNLYPFVETVKSGAAQDDVVEQIDIGGPAMVRSAAKNHAAVTIVVDPTFYGNVVRAAAEGGFDLKTRQRLAAKAFAHTATYDTAVATWTASQFLDEDGDGVIDWPAYAGLALERSEVLRYGENPHQQAALYVDKAAPAGIAQADQIHGKAMSYNNFVDADAALRAAFDFAEPAVAIIKHANPCGVAVGSADAADPIADAHAKAHACDPVSAFGGVIAANRVVTAGMARTVAGIFTEVVIAPGFEPEAVEILSKKKNIRLLSLPEGYGRYPAEIRQVSGGVLVQISDKVDADGDNPANWTLAAGEAADAATLADLAFAWTACRAAKSNAILLADHRAAVGIGMGQVNRLDSCKLAVERANTLGVKVESDVEGAGGASNTDASGAPQRARGAVAASDAFFPFADGLQILIDAGVRAVVQPGGSVRDDEVVAAANAAGITMYFTGARHFFH from the coding sequence GTGAGCTTTACGCAGCTAGACCGTGTTCCCATCCGCCGAGCCCTGATCTCGGTCTACGACAAGACCGGTCTGGAGGAGCTCGCCAAGGGCCTGCACGAAGCAGGCGTCAAAATCGTCTCCACCGGCTCCACCGCCAAGAAGATCGCCGCCGCCGGCATCCCGGTGCAGGAAGTCGAGGAAGTCACCGGTTCGCCGGAGATGCTGGACGGCCGCGTCAAGACGCTCCACCCGCGCGTCCACGGCGGCATCCTGGCCGACCGCCGCGTCCCGGCCCACATGGAAACCCTGGCCAGCATGGAGATCGAGGCATTCGACCTCGTCGTCGTCAACCTCTACCCGTTCGTGGAGACCGTGAAGTCCGGCGCCGCGCAGGACGACGTCGTGGAGCAGATCGACATCGGAGGGCCCGCCATGGTGCGCTCCGCGGCGAAGAACCACGCCGCCGTCACCATCGTGGTGGACCCCACGTTCTACGGCAACGTTGTCCGCGCCGCCGCTGAAGGCGGCTTCGACCTGAAGACGCGCCAGCGCCTTGCCGCCAAGGCATTCGCCCACACCGCCACCTACGACACCGCCGTGGCCACCTGGACCGCGAGCCAGTTCCTCGACGAGGACGGCGACGGCGTCATCGACTGGCCTGCCTATGCCGGCCTCGCACTGGAACGCTCCGAGGTGCTCCGCTACGGCGAAAACCCGCACCAGCAGGCCGCGCTCTACGTAGACAAGGCCGCTCCGGCAGGCATCGCCCAGGCAGACCAGATCCACGGCAAAGCGATGAGCTACAACAACTTCGTTGACGCCGATGCAGCCCTCCGCGCCGCGTTCGACTTCGCCGAGCCCGCCGTGGCCATCATCAAGCACGCCAACCCGTGCGGCGTGGCCGTCGGTTCCGCCGACGCCGCGGACCCCATCGCGGACGCCCACGCCAAAGCGCACGCCTGCGACCCCGTTTCGGCTTTCGGCGGCGTCATCGCAGCCAACCGCGTCGTAACCGCCGGCATGGCGCGCACCGTGGCCGGCATCTTCACCGAAGTGGTCATCGCGCCCGGTTTCGAGCCGGAAGCCGTGGAGATCCTCTCCAAGAAGAAGAACATCCGCCTCCTGTCCCTCCCGGAGGGCTACGGCCGCTACCCGGCCGAAATCCGCCAGGTCTCGGGCGGCGTGCTCGTGCAGATCTCAGACAAGGTTGACGCCGACGGTGACAACCCCGCCAACTGGACCCTCGCCGCCGGCGAAGCCGCTGACGCCGCCACGCTGGCCGACCTCGCGTTCGCCTGGACCGCCTGCCGTGCCGCCAAGTCCAACGCCATCCTGCTGGCCGATCACCGTGCCGCAGTCGGCATCGGCATGGGCCAGGTCAACCGGCTCGACTCCTGCAAGCTGGCCGTGGAACGCGCCAACACGTTGGGCGTGAAGGTCGAGTCCGACGTCGAAGGTGCCGGCGGTGCCTCCAACACCGACGCCAGCGGCGCCCCGCAGCGTGCCCGCGGCGCCGTGGCTGCGTCCGATGCGTTCTTCCCGTTCGCTGACGGACTGCAGATCCTGATCGACGCCGGCGTCCGCGCCGTGGTCCAGCCCGGCGGTTCCGTCCGGGACGACGAAGTCGTCGCCGCCGCCAACGCTGCCGGGATCACCATGTACTTCACCGGAGCCCGCCACTTCTTCCACTAG
- a CDS encoding MFS transporter, translating to MNIYTTVPSGEQVVQELPWRWKVQGRIFVIGGLGFMFDAWDVTLNGILIPLLSTHWQLTPGEAGWIGTANLIGMALGAFIWGTIADTIGRKKAFTATLLIFSLFTVLGAFSPDFTWFCVFRFMAGFGLGGCIPVDYALVGEFTPRKQRGRVLTAMDGWWPVGAALCGFVSAGLVAAFADWRLTMLVMVLPALLVFWVRRSVPESPLFLIRKGRREEAAKVIDELVLATGAEPRAYSLPDPQAVPRLSPGSAWQQLRGVWQFNWKITAASWALFLSILLVYYLSLTWMPRILIGAGFAEYKAFLTTAGMAAVGLLGVVAAALLVERVGRKWLLAVTGPLSALTLVIVAFVVDIPAAAVFWLLVFGFVVQVAIPVLYTYVSELYPTELRGSGFGWASTFSRLGAGFGPLVFANYFWPELGLATSFALAGGLVVLAVLWMMFFSPETRQRRLE from the coding sequence ATGAACATTTACACCACTGTGCCCAGCGGCGAACAGGTGGTCCAGGAATTGCCGTGGCGTTGGAAGGTCCAGGGCAGGATCTTCGTGATCGGCGGCCTGGGGTTCATGTTCGATGCGTGGGACGTGACGCTCAATGGCATCCTGATCCCCCTGCTCTCGACCCACTGGCAGCTCACGCCGGGCGAAGCCGGCTGGATCGGCACCGCCAACCTGATCGGCATGGCCCTCGGCGCCTTCATCTGGGGCACCATCGCGGACACCATCGGCCGGAAGAAGGCCTTCACCGCCACGCTGCTGATCTTCTCGCTATTCACGGTGCTCGGCGCCTTTTCCCCCGATTTCACCTGGTTCTGCGTGTTCCGGTTCATGGCCGGATTCGGCCTGGGCGGCTGCATTCCGGTGGACTACGCGCTGGTGGGTGAATTCACTCCCCGGAAGCAGCGCGGCAGGGTCCTCACGGCGATGGACGGCTGGTGGCCGGTGGGAGCCGCGCTGTGCGGTTTCGTGTCCGCCGGGCTGGTGGCGGCCTTCGCGGACTGGCGCCTCACCATGCTGGTGATGGTGCTGCCGGCCCTGCTCGTGTTCTGGGTGCGCCGCAGCGTGCCCGAATCCCCGCTGTTCCTGATCCGCAAGGGCCGCCGCGAGGAAGCAGCCAAGGTGATCGACGAGCTGGTCCTGGCCACCGGAGCCGAACCGCGTGCCTACAGCCTGCCCGACCCGCAGGCCGTCCCGCGCCTTTCACCGGGCAGCGCATGGCAGCAGCTGCGCGGCGTCTGGCAGTTCAACTGGAAAATCACGGCGGCGTCCTGGGCGCTGTTCCTGAGCATCCTGCTGGTCTACTACCTGTCACTGACGTGGATGCCCCGGATCCTGATCGGCGCCGGGTTCGCCGAGTACAAGGCGTTCCTGACGACGGCGGGAATGGCCGCCGTCGGGCTTCTTGGCGTCGTGGCGGCAGCGCTGCTGGTGGAACGCGTGGGCCGCAAGTGGCTGCTGGCCGTCACCGGACCGCTGTCCGCCCTGACGCTGGTGATCGTGGCGTTCGTGGTGGACATTCCGGCGGCGGCCGTGTTCTGGCTGCTGGTGTTCGGGTTCGTGGTGCAGGTGGCCATCCCCGTCCTTTACACGTACGTCTCCGAGCTCTACCCCACCGAGCTCAGGGGATCGGGCTTCGGCTGGGCGTCCACGTTCTCGCGGCTGGGGGCAGGCTTTGGCCCGCTGGTCTTCGCGAATTACTTCTGGCCGGAGCTGGGGCTGGCAACGTCCTTTGCGCTGGCCGGCGGCCTGGTGGTGCTGGCCGTGCTGTGGATGATGTTCTTCTCCCCCGAGACCCGTCAGCGCCGCCTCGAGTAA
- a CDS encoding collagen-like protein, whose protein sequence is MLCLSVALVLGTGAATAVYAASTTPAAGEISACFNNNNGGQLRVLPAGASCDTKKETPISWNIQGIQGVQGGQGNQGIQGLVGQTGAQGDKGDTGETGAQGIQGEKGDTGETGAQGIQGEKGDTGETGATGETGAQGIQGEKGDTGETGATGETGAQGIQGDTGATGAQGIQGIQGEKGDTGATGATGAVGPVGATGATGATGATGAAASTSVSVVTVSGSGFTVSALCPVGKVAIGGGFSALLTTSSNQVTASKPVTVGTQTGWSVSQSKDNLSITVHVTCIQ, encoded by the coding sequence GTGTTGTGCCTTTCCGTTGCCCTTGTTCTCGGAACAGGGGCAGCGACGGCCGTCTACGCGGCGTCCACCACGCCTGCAGCAGGCGAGATCAGCGCCTGTTTCAATAACAACAACGGCGGCCAGTTGCGTGTGCTTCCCGCCGGCGCGTCCTGTGACACCAAGAAGGAGACGCCGATCTCCTGGAATATCCAGGGCATTCAGGGCGTCCAAGGCGGCCAGGGTAACCAAGGAATTCAGGGACTCGTCGGCCAAACGGGTGCACAGGGGGACAAGGGCGACACCGGTGAGACCGGTGCGCAGGGCATCCAGGGTGAGAAGGGCGACACCGGTGAGACCGGTGCGCAGGGTATCCAGGGTGAGAAGGGCGATACCGGTGAGACCGGGGCGACCGGCGAGACCGGTGCGCAGGGCATCCAAGGGGAGAAGGGCGATACCGGTGAGACCGGGGCGACCGGCGAGACCGGAGCGCAGGGCATCCAGGGCGATACCGGCGCCACCGGCGCCCAAGGCATCCAAGGCATCCAGGGCGAAAAGGGTGACACCGGAGCGACCGGTGCGACGGGCGCCGTCGGGCCCGTCGGTGCCACAGGCGCTACCGGAGCCACGGGCGCTACCGGAGCTGCCGCCTCCACGAGCGTTTCCGTGGTGACGGTCAGCGGCTCGGGCTTCACAGTCTCAGCCCTGTGCCCCGTCGGCAAGGTCGCCATCGGCGGCGGTTTCAGCGCCCTGCTGACGACCTCCAGCAACCAGGTGACGGCAAGCAAACCGGTCACGGTCGGGACGCAGACCGGTTGGTCGGTGTCTCAGAGTAAGGACAACTTGTCCATCACCGTCCATGTCACCTGCATCCAGTAA
- the purN gene encoding phosphoribosylglycinamide formyltransferase: MRIVVLVSGTGSNLQAVIDAVQARELDVEIAAVGADRPGTFGVDRSAAAGIPTFVVDFKAYADRAEWNAALTEAVAAYQPDVVVSSGFMRIVSPEFIDAFDGKYLNTHPALLPSFPGAHGVRDAMAYGVKVTGCTVHWADAGVDTGPIIAQEAVAIKDGDTEETLHERIKVVERRLLVSTLGSLAAEYRRAASTLKSE; encoded by the coding sequence ATGCGCATAGTAGTCCTCGTTTCCGGAACCGGCTCCAACCTCCAGGCCGTCATCGACGCCGTGCAAGCCCGGGAACTGGACGTGGAGATCGCCGCGGTGGGCGCGGACCGGCCGGGGACCTTCGGCGTGGACCGCTCCGCCGCCGCCGGAATCCCCACGTTCGTGGTGGACTTCAAGGCGTATGCGGACCGCGCGGAGTGGAACGCGGCGCTGACCGAAGCGGTCGCGGCGTACCAGCCGGACGTCGTGGTGTCCTCCGGCTTCATGCGGATCGTGAGCCCGGAATTCATTGACGCGTTCGACGGCAAATACCTCAACACCCACCCCGCCCTCCTGCCCTCTTTCCCCGGGGCCCACGGTGTCCGCGATGCCATGGCCTACGGCGTGAAAGTCACCGGCTGCACCGTGCACTGGGCGGACGCCGGAGTGGACACCGGGCCCATCATCGCCCAGGAGGCGGTGGCCATCAAGGACGGCGACACAGAGGAAACACTGCACGAACGGATCAAGGTGGTGGAGCGCCGGCTGCTGGTGTCCACACTCGGGTCCCTCGCCGCCGAGTACCGCCGCGCGGCATCGACTCTCAAAAGCGAGTAA
- a CDS encoding DUF6350 family protein, which produces MKLRADQTGDRGLPMPLWLQGGLESAQAAIISALAVIAPIAAVWATSGFRDTHLDVLARLAGQAWLVIHGVPLYVTTVAEGAAARPATGTLSLIPLGLTLIPFLLAWRAGRRLARASYTDQLWQALLGSWLVYSAFGIATGFVCRTDEVEVFLWWAALLPLVPFALGMVIGARREAGSWSRLIGVDAVDWIARTSQHSRWAGSYLASAAKAGFVAVMAAVAMSSALLAADLFIHWNLVVAVYEGLDAGAMGGAVLTIAQLGFIPNLAVFALAWVSGSGFALGAGSQVGPLGTAVGPLPSVPVFAAIPAGPLDFGFVALVVPVLAGVLAGWWFLREGENHFDEWLSIKVRTRWFTAAASTVVLGGIIGVAAGVLAGVLAWIARGSAGIGRLTDIGPDPLWTAVWLAAEVGIGVVVGYAAGPWLERRQQLREEADLGAAPGK; this is translated from the coding sequence ATGAAACTGCGCGCTGATCAGACCGGAGACCGTGGCCTCCCCATGCCCCTATGGCTGCAGGGCGGACTGGAGTCGGCCCAGGCGGCAATCATTTCCGCCCTGGCGGTCATTGCGCCCATCGCGGCGGTGTGGGCAACGTCCGGTTTCCGCGACACGCACCTCGACGTTTTGGCCCGCCTGGCGGGCCAGGCATGGCTGGTCATCCACGGCGTGCCGCTGTACGTGACCACCGTTGCCGAGGGTGCCGCGGCCCGGCCGGCAACCGGCACGCTCTCGCTCATCCCGCTCGGCCTGACGCTCATCCCGTTCCTGTTGGCCTGGCGTGCCGGCCGGCGCCTCGCCCGGGCTTCTTACACGGACCAGTTGTGGCAGGCGCTGCTGGGTTCCTGGCTCGTCTACTCGGCTTTTGGCATCGCCACCGGCTTCGTCTGCCGGACTGACGAGGTGGAGGTGTTCCTTTGGTGGGCCGCCCTGCTGCCCCTGGTCCCCTTTGCCCTGGGCATGGTGATCGGCGCACGGCGCGAGGCCGGATCATGGAGCCGGCTGATCGGCGTCGACGCCGTGGATTGGATTGCCCGCACCAGCCAGCACTCCCGCTGGGCCGGGTCCTACCTGGCCTCCGCCGCGAAAGCGGGTTTCGTGGCCGTCATGGCGGCGGTGGCGATGTCCTCGGCGCTTTTGGCGGCGGACCTCTTCATCCACTGGAACCTCGTGGTGGCGGTCTATGAAGGGCTCGACGCCGGAGCCATGGGAGGCGCGGTGCTCACCATTGCCCAGCTCGGCTTCATCCCCAACCTCGCCGTGTTCGCGCTCGCCTGGGTGTCCGGCTCGGGCTTTGCGCTCGGCGCCGGATCGCAGGTGGGTCCGCTCGGCACGGCCGTCGGCCCGCTGCCGTCCGTCCCGGTGTTTGCGGCCATTCCGGCCGGCCCGCTGGACTTCGGCTTCGTGGCCCTCGTGGTGCCTGTGCTCGCCGGTGTCCTGGCCGGCTGGTGGTTCCTGCGCGAAGGCGAAAACCACTTCGACGAATGGCTGTCCATCAAGGTCCGCACGCGCTGGTTCACCGCTGCCGCCTCCACGGTGGTCCTCGGCGGCATCATCGGCGTGGCCGCCGGGGTGCTGGCCGGTGTCCTGGCCTGGATCGCGCGGGGATCGGCCGGAATCGGCCGCCTCACGGACATCGGCCCGGACCCGCTGTGGACGGCGGTCTGGCTGGCCGCGGAAGTGGGCATCGGCGTCGTCGTCGGATACGCGGCGGGACCCTGGCTGGAACGCCGGCAGCAGCTGCGGGAAGAAGCGGACCTCGGGGCTGCACCAGGCAAGTAG
- a CDS encoding DUF4383 domain-containing protein — MTTASPHAHGVHFGRADVQNAGMGVGIVALVAGVLAFVPGITARYGELMFLGPDSHAMLFGLFQVSILLNVVQLVIGGTGWAMSRSEMGARRFLMGAGALYIILSIYGLSVGVDSAANFLSLNMTDSWTLLVVGVLMIAAGWMFSRHLAEDRK; from the coding sequence ATGACTACCGCATCCCCACATGCACACGGCGTTCACTTTGGTCGGGCAGACGTCCAGAACGCTGGCATGGGTGTTGGTATTGTCGCGTTGGTGGCTGGTGTACTGGCATTTGTCCCAGGCATCACCGCCCGGTATGGCGAACTGATGTTCCTTGGGCCTGATTCGCACGCCATGTTGTTTGGCCTGTTCCAGGTATCCATCCTGCTCAACGTTGTGCAGTTGGTTATCGGCGGAACCGGCTGGGCGATGTCCCGCAGTGAAATGGGTGCGCGCAGGTTCCTCATGGGCGCCGGGGCGCTGTACATCATCCTCAGCATCTACGGGCTCAGTGTCGGAGTGGATTCGGCGGCCAATTTCCTGTCGCTGAACATGACGGATAGCTGGACCCTGTTGGTGGTGGGTGTACTGATGATTGCCGCCGGCTGGATGTTCTCGCGGCATCTGGCCGAGGACAGGAAATAA
- a CDS encoding IS110 family transposase — MNKRTYVGLDVHARSVKGCAIDRETGEILRQSLAANDAGIAEWISGLPGPVRVVYEAGPTGFGLARLLAAAGVECLVAAPSKLQRPSGDRVKTDARDAEHLARLALLGQITPVRVPGPAQEAARDLVRAREDVRSDLMRARHRISKLLLRHGLVYSGGHAWTDAHHTWLHRQRFDDPALEAAYEAGLEMAELTLDRRNRLDAKITAMAATEPYAPVVRALMCLRGISVLTAFGLAVEIGDWTRFTGSTIGAYLGLVPSEHTSGASRSQGAITKTGNTHARRLLVEAAWHHRRPYNNASRDMRSRWDAADEASRVRGHQGNHRLHHKWEQFEARHKRRVIANVAVARELAGWCWSLAAAVQQEQPWTDE, encoded by the coding sequence ATGAATAAGCGTACCTACGTGGGTTTGGATGTCCATGCGCGCAGTGTGAAGGGCTGCGCGATCGATCGTGAGACCGGCGAGATCCTGCGTCAGAGCCTCGCCGCGAACGATGCCGGGATCGCCGAGTGGATTTCTGGATTGCCGGGTCCGGTCCGCGTTGTCTATGAGGCAGGCCCAACGGGATTCGGCCTGGCCCGGTTGCTGGCAGCCGCAGGGGTCGAATGCCTGGTCGCGGCGCCGTCCAAGCTCCAGCGGCCGTCCGGGGACCGGGTGAAGACCGATGCCCGCGATGCAGAGCATCTGGCCCGGTTGGCGCTGCTCGGGCAAATTACCCCGGTGCGGGTCCCGGGTCCGGCTCAGGAGGCGGCCCGTGATCTGGTACGTGCCCGCGAGGACGTCCGTTCGGATCTGATGCGGGCAAGGCACCGGATCTCGAAGCTCCTGCTGCGCCACGGTCTGGTCTACTCCGGCGGCCATGCCTGGACCGACGCCCACCACACCTGGCTGCACCGGCAGCGTTTCGACGATCCTGCCCTGGAGGCTGCGTACGAGGCCGGCCTGGAAATGGCAGAGCTGACGCTGGACCGCCGCAACCGTTTGGATGCGAAGATCACGGCGATGGCGGCGACCGAGCCGTATGCCCCGGTCGTGCGGGCGCTGATGTGTCTGCGCGGCATCTCGGTGCTCACCGCCTTCGGCCTGGCGGTGGAGATCGGCGACTGGACCCGCTTCACCGGCTCCACGATCGGCGCGTATCTGGGTCTTGTCCCCTCCGAACATACCTCCGGTGCGTCCCGGTCCCAGGGAGCCATCACCAAAACCGGAAACACCCACGCCCGACGCCTGCTGGTCGAGGCCGCGTGGCACCACCGGCGCCCCTACAACAATGCCAGCCGCGACATGCGTTCCCGCTGGGATGCAGCCGACGAGGCCTCCCGGGTCCGCGGACACCAGGGGAACCACCGGTTGCACCACAAGTGGGAGCAGTTCGAAGCCCGGCACAAACGCCGGGTCATCGCCAATGTCGCCGTCGCCCGCGAATTGGCCGGCTGGTGCTGGTCCCTCGCCGCCGCGGTCCAACAGGAGCAGCCGTGGACGGATGAATAG